A single region of the Anomaloglossus baeobatrachus isolate aAnoBae1 chromosome 2, aAnoBae1.hap1, whole genome shotgun sequence genome encodes:
- the LOC142292408 gene encoding uncharacterized protein LOC142292408: MSSSGSPPFGSETEVAETSQEMLPEEDGRGGEIHGAGGQSASTSRAHDRAPPRPSQGRRRGGGGHSASQRAPDSDGEEAGFINIDLLIDEVREREPLWNMADRRHADSIVTRRLWDEVCHAAVEGWGELNSRGQKKQRDKLQKRWRSIRDRFKKELNQEMQAPSGSGGRRSKYRYFRALSFLRTTMVCRSTVCSTQEPASNPTGAIPEQSATGEHMHRPHPSEPSLPSTSVPSTCAGASRETSLPEAAGDEIAFPLPHPSDTAALSRTPLGSGRQRHRGQEKSYAPEFLHLNAAFQNAIQLLAEQNRSSFSLINANMEKNTHELCTRLDRLHLDASKSPNHCFFQAVLERMEKLSLDHQMHVMQATRQALAQVDSQPPPPTPPRPPAPPPAIVPTPPTAQYQPAAQYQPAAQYQPAAQYQPAAQYQLPTTSAPTLPTHYHISPSTPIMTPTQATNSPATSSVSQSLHSTPQSLPNPIPSPGFPLGFSSTPSPSVTSPPPPPTPLSTLNTPTVRVFPPVSPSSTISTPSPRYTNL, from the exons atgtcgtcttctggtagcccgcccttcggttcagaaactgag gtggccgaaacatcacaggagatgctgccagaagaggacggaaggggtggagaaatacacggagcgggcggtcagagt gcttcaacttctagggctcacgatagagctcccccaagaccgtcccagggtcgtcgtcgaggtggcggtggtcatagt gcatcacagcgtgctcccgattctgacggtgaggaggccggatttatcaacatcgacctcctcatcgatgaagttagagaaagggagccgctgtggaacatggctgaccgccgccacgctgattcgatcgtaacccgtcgactctgggacgaggtatgccacgcagcggtagaaggttggggggagctcaattctcgtggccagaagaaacagc gtgacaaacttcagaagcggtggcggtctatcagggatcgcttcaaaaaggagttgaatcaagagatgcaggccccgagtggatccggaggacgcagatcgaagtaccgttactttagagcgttgtcgttcctccggacaactatggtgtgcagaag caccgtctgcagcactcaggagcctgcatcgaacccgacaggagcgatccctgaacagtccgccactggggaacacatgcacagaccccacccatctgaaccttcccttccatcgacatctgtcccatccacctgcgctggagcttcacgtgagacttcattacctgaagctgctggtgatgagatagcttttcccctaccccacccctctgacactgctgccctcagtagaacacctttgggttctgggcgtcagcgtcataggggtcaggaaaagagctatgcgcccgagttcttgcatctaaatgcagccttccagaacgccattcaattattagccgaacaaaatcgttcatcttttagcttaataaatgccaatatggaaaaaaatacgcacgaattgtgcacgcgtctggacaggctgcatttagatgcaagtaaatcacccaatcattgtttttttcaagccgtactagagcgcatggaaaagctatctcttgaccatcagatgcatgtaatgcaagccacacggcaggctctggcgcaggttgactcccaaccacctccacccacccctccaagaccacctgccccccctccagccattgtccctactccccctactgcccagtaccagcctgctgcccagtaccagcctgctgcccagtaccagcctgcagcccagtaccagcctgcggcccagtaccagctcccaaccacatctgcccctacacttcctacccactaccacatctcgccttccacacccatcatgaccccaactcaagccactaattcaccagccacctcttctgtctcccaatccctccactccacccctcaatccttaccaaatcccatcccatctcctggtttccctcttggtttctcaagcacaccttcaccttctgttacttccccaccaccaccaccaacaccactttccaccctcaatactccaactgtgcgtgtgttcccacctgtcagcccctccagtactatctccaccccaagcccaagatataccaatttataa